In Methanobacterium sp., one genomic interval encodes:
- a CDS encoding TMEM175 family protein, with translation MSQYPEGLLIPTRRVETLTDGLFAIAMTILVVTIQIPVGPIHTADLFVQTTSEIIPKFAVYFLSFLLLAVFWVDHHMFYLVKKSNFTLIWLNIFWLMFIALLPLSTSIIAQFPEYQLAQLIFDFNLLFIGLFFYIIWSYSLDRGLISEKVKPYYPYIKRSLLFMPIVISVTILFTFINPKWSMVILFMIPVFSLVGRKLWSNNKT, from the coding sequence ATGAGTCAATATCCTGAGGGTTTGTTAATTCCCACCAGACGAGTGGAAACCCTGACTGATGGTCTCTTCGCCATTGCCATGACCATATTGGTAGTAACCATTCAGATACCCGTCGGACCCATACACACTGCGGATCTGTTCGTGCAAACCACTTCCGAGATCATTCCTAAATTTGCGGTGTATTTTCTGAGTTTTCTCCTCCTGGCCGTGTTCTGGGTGGACCATCACATGTTCTACTTGGTTAAAAAAAGCAACTTCACCCTGATCTGGTTAAACATATTCTGGCTGATGTTCATTGCACTATTACCATTATCAACCTCAATAATAGCCCAATTTCCAGAATATCAACTTGCACAACTGATATTTGACTTTAACCTCCTTTTCATCGGCTTATTTTTCTACATAATCTGGAGCTACTCTCTTGATAGGGGTCTGATATCTGAAAAAGTGAAACCATATTACCCTTATATCAAGCGAAGTCTTTTATTCATGCCCATTGTGATTTCTGTGACCATATTATTTACTTTCATTAATCCAAAGTGGAGTATGGTTATTTTATTCATGATCCCCGTCTTTTCCCTTGTGGGCCGAAAGTTATGGTCCAATAATAAAACCTAA
- a CDS encoding flavodoxin family protein, which produces MQKVILGISGSPRKQATEYVLTEALNTLEEKGYETELFTVRGKDISPCRNCDYCLRKKECIVKDDMYQLYPIFKDVKGIIMATPIYNGGVSAQIKAVMDRTRAAAAVDINFLKHKVGMAIAVGGDRVGGQELAIQQIMTFYILNGTIPVSGGPFGSNLGANFWSQDTLKGVKEDEEGFRSLKKTLNRFQEFLEIYQKD; this is translated from the coding sequence GTGCAAAAAGTAATTTTAGGAATAAGCGGAAGCCCAAGGAAACAGGCCACAGAGTACGTCCTAACTGAGGCTCTGAATACCCTGGAAGAAAAGGGTTATGAAACCGAATTGTTCACTGTTAGGGGGAAAGATATTAGCCCCTGCAGGAATTGTGATTACTGTCTGCGGAAAAAGGAATGCATAGTCAAAGATGATATGTACCAACTCTATCCTATTTTTAAAGATGTTAAAGGAATCATAATGGCCACTCCTATTTACAATGGGGGAGTTAGCGCTCAAATCAAAGCGGTTATGGATAGGACCCGTGCCGCAGCAGCTGTGGATATAAACTTCCTGAAACACAAAGTAGGCATGGCCATTGCCGTGGGCGGGGATCGTGTTGGGGGTCAGGAACTGGCCATACAACAGATTATGACTTTTTATATTCTTAATGGGACCATACCAGTTAGTGGAGGACCATTTGGATCCAATCTTGGAGCCAATTTCTGGTCCCAAGACACTTTAAAAGGAGTAAAAGAAGATGAAGAGGGTTTCCGAAGTCTCAAGAAAACCCTGAACAGGTTCCAGGAATTTCTGGAAATATACCAAAAGGACTGA
- the hisB gene encoding imidazoleglycerol-phosphate dehydratase HisB yields the protein MNRESKIQRKTSETTIIVELDLDGTGEYQVETGIQFLNHMLESFTRHSLFDLKVEAQGDIEIDDHHTVEDVAIVLGEALQEALGNKKGIRRMAHSLVPMDESLAMVAVDLSGRSYSVLDMNFHQDQVGDLSTENVGHFLESLAQTGKMNLHARCEGENDHHQVEAIFKALARALHDATRVVHDRVPSTKGVI from the coding sequence ATGAACCGGGAAAGCAAGATACAGAGAAAGACCTCTGAAACCACCATAATTGTTGAGCTAGATCTGGATGGCACAGGAGAGTACCAGGTGGAAACCGGGATCCAGTTTTTAAACCACATGTTAGAATCATTCACCAGGCACAGTCTTTTTGATCTGAAAGTAGAAGCCCAGGGAGATATTGAAATAGACGACCACCATACCGTAGAAGACGTGGCAATAGTCCTGGGTGAAGCCCTGCAAGAAGCATTAGGGAATAAAAAAGGAATAAGAAGAATGGCCCATTCACTGGTACCCATGGACGAATCTCTGGCCATGGTGGCCGTGGACCTATCCGGGCGCAGCTACAGTGTCCTAGATATGAACTTCCACCAGGACCAGGTAGGTGACCTCAGCACTGAGAACGTGGGTCACTTTTTAGAGTCACTGGCTCAGACCGGGAAAATGAACCTTCACGCCCGATGTGAAGGTGAAAACGACCATCACCAGGTGGAAGCCATTTTCAAAGCCCTGGCCCGTGCACTGCACGATGCAACCAGGGTGGTTCATGACCGGGTTCCCAGTACCAAGGGCGTGATTTAA
- a CDS encoding NAD(P)H-dependent oxidoreductase translates to MKTLIACYSYSGNTLTVAQKLQELINADFTRIEPVKDRWYLIKAIHAYLEKKWPIKPCITDIADYDCLIVCSPVWAGRTTPGVNQYLEELENVSGKKCAVLVTMGGDGNQTATIKIRENLEAQGMEFIDKVAIGGKAQKSGEWEAIVQDFSGKFKTE, encoded by the coding sequence ATGAAAACACTGATCGCCTGTTACTCCTATTCTGGGAACACATTGACTGTGGCTCAGAAATTACAGGAGTTAATAAATGCTGATTTCACCCGTATAGAACCTGTTAAAGACAGATGGTATCTCATAAAAGCTATTCATGCCTACCTGGAGAAGAAATGGCCCATAAAACCCTGTATAACTGACATAGCCGATTATGATTGTTTGATTGTTTGCAGTCCTGTGTGGGCCGGCCGCACCACGCCCGGTGTTAACCAGTACCTGGAAGAGTTGGAAAATGTTTCTGGTAAAAAATGCGCGGTTCTGGTAACCATGGGAGGGGATGGTAACCAAACCGCCACCATAAAAATCCGTGAAAACTTAGAAGCCCAAGGAATGGAATTTATCGACAAAGTGGCCATTGGGGGCAAGGCACAGAAAAGTGGTGAATGGGAAGCCATTGTACAGGATTTTTCCGGGAAATTCAAGACTGAATAA
- a CDS encoding ferredoxin family protein has translation MRIEVDAEKCTGCGICKEECPKGAKIWDVDKKAMATNLRYCHLCTICASKCPEGAILIVRDDPNEPGKQDTEKDL, from the coding sequence ATGAGAATAGAAGTAGATGCGGAAAAATGCACTGGCTGTGGAATCTGTAAGGAAGAGTGTCCTAAGGGAGCCAAGATATGGGATGTGGATAAGAAGGCCATGGCCACCAATCTTCGTTACTGTCACCTGTGCACAATCTGCGCTTCCAAGTGTCCGGAAGGTGCAATACTTATAGTGAGGGATGATCCAAATGAACCGGGAAAGCAAGATACAGAGAAAGACCTCTGA